Proteins from one Aythya fuligula isolate bAytFul2 chromosome 23, bAytFul2.pri, whole genome shotgun sequence genomic window:
- the GPR3 gene encoding G-protein coupled receptor 3 produces MMEDGPHNSSTGQRGWFEARNGSGGSLDLESVVQPLALNPWDVVLCVSGTIISCENAVVVVVIFYTPAFRAPMFLLIGSLATADLLAGLGLILHFAFVYFVPSEAVSLLTVGLLVTSFTASVSSLLAITIDRYLSLYNALTYYSERTVTRTYIMLVLTWGASVCYGLLPVMGWNCLKEPSACSVVKPLTKNHLIILSVSFFMVFAVMLQLYVQICRIVCRHAQQIAVQRHFLASSHYVTTRKGIATLAVILGTFASCWLPFAVYCLLGDYSYPALYTYVTLLPATYNSMLNPVIYAFRNQEIQKVLWAVCCGCVSPTMPFRSRSPSDV; encoded by the coding sequence ATGATGGAGGACGGGCCTCACAACTCCAGCACGGGCCAGCGGGGCTGGTTCGAGGCCAGGAACGGGAGCGGCGGCTCCTTGGACCTGGAATCGGTGGTGCAGCCGCTGGCCTTGAACCCCTGGGACGTGGTGCTCTGCGTCTCCGGCACCATCATCTCCTGCGAGAACgccgtggtggtggtggtgattttCTACACGCCGGCTTTCCGGGCTCCCATGTTCCTCCTCATCGGCAGCTTGGCCACGGCCGACCTCCTGGCCGGCCTGGGGCTCATCCTGCATTTCGCCTTCGTCTACTTCGTCCCGTCGGAGGCGGTCAGCCTGCTGACGGTGGGGCTGCTGGTCACCTCCTTCACGGCCAGCGtcagcagcctgctggccatCACCATCGACCGCTACCTGTCCCTCTACAACGCCCTGACCTACTACTCGGAGAGGACGGTCACCAGGACTTACATCATGCTGGTGCTGACCTGGGGAGCCTCCGTCTGCTACGGGCTGCTGCCCGTCATGGGCTGGAACTGCCTGAAGGAGCCCTCGGCGTGCAGCGTGGTCAAGCCCCTGACCAAGAACCACCTCATCATCCTCTCCGTCTCCTTCTTCATGGTCTTCGCCGTGATGCTCCAGCTCTACGTGCAGATCTGCAGGATCGTGTGCCGGCACGCCCAGCAGATCGCCGTGCAGAGACATTTCCTGGCCAGCTCCCACTACGTCACCACGCGCAAAGGCATCGCCACCCTGGCCGTCATCCTGGGCACCTTCGCgtcctgctggctgcccttCGCCGTCTACTGCCTGCTGGGGGACTACAGCTACCCGGCCCTCTACACCTACGTCACGCTGCTCCCCGCCACCTACAACTCCATGCTCAACCCCGTCATCTACGCCTTCAGGAACCAGGAGATCCAGAAGGTGCTGTGGGCCGTGTGCTGCGGGTGCGTCTCCCCCACCATGCCTTTCCGCTCCAGGTCGCCCAGCGACGTCTGA